Part of the Novipirellula artificiosorum genome, AGATTCGCCCTCCGGATCAGCAGTGGCAGCGGAAGATTGAATCGCTTGCCCCCAAAAAGCCAACGGCGCAACCCGAGGGTCCCCGCAAAGTTCTCGTGTTCTCACTGTCAACCGGCTACAAGCATCAGGTCGCACCTCATGTTTCCGCAATCATTAAGATTTTAGGGATCAAGACCGGTGCCTTCGAAGTGACATCGAGTGACGATGTTGAAGTGTTTACCGAGGAACGTCTAGAAGGTTTTGATGCGATTGTCCTCAACAACGTTTGCCCAACGGGGCCAGGACGGGATCTGTTCGTCGACGTGCTCAACGACCCCGATCGGGCCCGCGAGTTGGAAGCGAACCTGTTGAAATGTGTCGAGAAGGGGACGGGCTTGGTGGCGATTCACGGTTCCATCGCCTTTCAAAACAACTCGACCGCAGTCAGCGACATGCTGGGTGGCAGCTTTGACTTTCACCCGAAACGCCAAGGAGTGACGTTGGATCTGGTGGAACCTTCTCATCCCTTGGTTGCAGCCTTTGAAGGGAAGGGCTTCCTCCACGAGGACGAACCGTACCTGTTCAAGAACGCCTACAAACAAAAGAACTTTCGTCCGTTATTGGAAATGGATGTTTCCAAACTGGATGAAAAGACCCGAAGTAATCCATCGGTGGTGAGCGATGTTCGCTATGTGGCTTGGGTCAAGAGGCATGGCAAAGGGCGTGTGTTTTACTGCGGCCCCTCGCATCAGCCGGAAAGTTATGAAACGACCGCCATGCTTCGCTTCCTGCTCGACGGCATCCAATACGCGCTCGGCGACCTGCGCTGTGACGATTCCCCCACAACGAACAGGAATCCGATTGCTGAAAAGGCAAAGTAGGCAAGCCATTCTCAGGGGATACTCCATCGGATCGATGGGAAGGCGCCACTTTGTGAGCGGCAGGGCGTTAGCGTGAAAAACGATCAGTTCCGCCCTGTTTTTGAGCCGACGGCTCATCTCCCCGTCGCACTGGCCCCTTGTGTATCGAAACGAGGTGGAATCCAGACCCACATGGCGATGACGAGCGAGGCAAATAGCGAGTAAAACAGCGTAAAGACCCAAGGCTGCGCATCAAAAAACATCGCATCGTGCAGCCAGTTGGCGATGAAATCGCCCTGCAAAGCGGGGCCGCCCGCCGCGAGACGCATTTGTTGCTCCCAAGTCGTCAACGGGCAGGTGATGCCGGCCCAGGCCTCCAACACGACAACCAAGATCATCGATACGTGGAGACAACGGAACCATCGGTTTCGCACCCATTCCCAATTCCGCCATCCGCCCAAGATCGTCACCGGCACGGCAAGAACCACAAACGTGACGTAAGCAAAATGGATCGCAACAATCAGTTCGGTTAGGATTTGGTAGATCATCTCGCAAGCCCTTGGGTCAGTTTCTTGGCAGCACACTAAGTAAGACGATTCACGGGGCCCCATGGTTTTTTGGAATCAACCGAAT contains:
- a CDS encoding DUF2784 domain-containing protein, translating into MIYQILTELIVAIHFAYVTFVVLAVPVTILGGWRNWEWVRNRWFRCLHVSMILVVVLEAWAGITCPLTTWEQQMRLAAGGPALQGDFIANWLHDAMFFDAQPWVFTLFYSLFASLVIAMWVWIPPRFDTQGASATGR
- a CDS encoding ThuA domain-containing protein; the protein is MKRTLLATFILAVVSSVMAADYTVAPQVRGEIRPPDQQWQRKIESLAPKKPTAQPEGPRKVLVFSLSTGYKHQVAPHVSAIIKILGIKTGAFEVTSSDDVEVFTEERLEGFDAIVLNNVCPTGPGRDLFVDVLNDPDRARELEANLLKCVEKGTGLVAIHGSIAFQNNSTAVSDMLGGSFDFHPKRQGVTLDLVEPSHPLVAAFEGKGFLHEDEPYLFKNAYKQKNFRPLLEMDVSKLDEKTRSNPSVVSDVRYVAWVKRHGKGRVFYCGPSHQPESYETTAMLRFLLDGIQYALGDLRCDDSPTTNRNPIAEKAK